In Bubalus kerabau isolate K-KA32 ecotype Philippines breed swamp buffalo chromosome 4, PCC_UOA_SB_1v2, whole genome shotgun sequence, one DNA window encodes the following:
- the LOC129651457 gene encoding translationally-controlled tumor protein-like, which yields MIIYRDLISHDEMFSDIYKIREVADGLCLEVEGKMVSRAEGNIDDSLIGGNASAEGPKGEGTESTVITGVDIVMNHHLQETSFTKEAYKKYIKDYMK from the coding sequence ATGATCATCTACCGGGACCTCATTAGCCATGACGAGATGTTCTCCGACATCTACAAGATCCGGGAGGTCGCGGACGGGCTGTGTCTGGAGGTGGAAGGGAAGATGGTCAGTAGGGCAGAGGGTAACATCGATGACTCGCTCATTGGTGGAAATGCCTCCGCTGAAGGCCCCAAGGGCGAAGGTACCGAAAGCACAGTAATCACTGGTGTGGATATTGTCATGAACCATCACTTGCAGGAAACCAGCTTCACAAAAGAAGCCTACAAGAAGTACATCAAAGATTACATGAAGTGA